A stretch of the Lolium perenne isolate Kyuss_39 chromosome 3, Kyuss_2.0, whole genome shotgun sequence genome encodes the following:
- the LOC127341387 gene encoding uncharacterized protein: MRAVTGTILSSQPCPVAKVSRVLARFVEESPSGLLSSDAATYLRTAIEAAAELNCFRRDLRRLQVGGESERTHRHKPVEEEEARWEPKAAEEEDGRWEPKAEEEYGRWEPKAAAEEEEYGRWEPTAEEDEEYAMTIPAAVEKTSSKKKGSREEKRDIAAPHGDVQSPAGEKRRKKKEKRVKEEIETEYAIEEQGKKALGGALQGMVSQEGIDSERKAKKKKKKYMKQEDEEVMGAKEAERKMVHVGVAENGLAGEEKKRKKTKHAEVKEVKKEVVDDGDLGSDKKRKKKRGRDGDNGNDTELVEHTKKKQRK; the protein is encoded by the coding sequence ATGAGGGCGGTCACCGGAACCATCCTCTCCTCCCAGCCGTGCCCGGTCGCCAAGGTCTCGCGCGTGCTCGCGCGCTTCGTCGAGGAGTCCCCCTCCGGCCTCCTCTCCTCCGACGCCGCCACCTACCTCCGCACCGCCATCGAGGCCGCCGCCGAGCTCAACTGCTTCCGCCGCGACCTGCGCAGGCTTCAGGTTGGCGGCGAGAGCGAGAGGACACATCGGCACAAGCcggtagaggaggaggaggccagatGGGAGcccaaggcggcggaggaggaggacggtaGGTGGGAGCCCAAGGCGGAGGAGGAGTACGGTAGGTGGGAGCccaaggcggcggcggaggaggaggagtacggTAGGTGGGAGCCCACggcggaggaggatgaggagtacGCCATGACGATTCCTGCTGCCGTTGAGAAGACGAGCAGCAAGAAGAAGGGGTCGAGGGAGGAGAAGCGGGACATTGCTGCTCCTCACGGAGATGTGCAGAGTCCTGCCGgtgagaagaggaggaagaagaaagagaAGCGTGTGAAGGAGGAAATTGAAACAGAGTATGCGATTGAGGAGCAGGGCAAGAAGGCCCTTGGTGGTGCTTTGCAAGGTATGGTGTCCCAGGAAGGAATTGACAGTGAAAGGAaggccaagaagaagaagaagaaatacATGAAACAGGAAGATGAGGAGGTGATGGGTGCGAAGGAGGCGGAGCGAAAAATGGTTCATGTTGGTGTGGCTGAGAATGGGCTGGCTGGTGAGGAGAAGAAAAGGAAGAAAACGAAGCACGCTGAAGTGAAAGAGGTGAAGAAAGaagttgttgatgatggtgatTTGGGAAGCGACAAGAAGAGGAAAAAGAAGAGAGGCAGAGACGGCGATAATGGTAACGATACGGAGCTAGTAGAGCATACGAAGAAGAAGCAGCGGAAGTAA